The DNA segment GTCTTCCCTGGCGATATCGTCGGGAAGCTCGATCCGTCTTGCAAGATCGGCTGAGATCAGCACCTGTCGCTCCAGCGTCTTGCAGAGCGATTCCAGCCTCGCGGTGGTATTCACCGTGTCGCCGAAATAGGCGATCTTGTGATGGTCGATGCCGATTTCGGCAGTGACGATGCTGCCGCCGTGCAAGGCGGCCCTCAGCCGCGGCACCCTGCCGTAGGATTTCAGCCATGTCTCCGCATTCGCCTCGATATCGGCAAGGATGTCGAAGACACAGCGAATGCAACGGGCATTCTTCACGCCACGCCGAAGAGGCCAGGTGATGATGGCGGCATCGCCGATATAGTCGTCGATCGCACCCTTATATCGCCTCACCGGCTCGGCGAACGCGCTGAATACCGAGCCTAGAAATTGCTGTGTCCTGAGGTCGCCATGCTCCTCGGCGAAGGCCGTCGAACCGACGAGATCGATGAAGAGAAACACGCGCTCTTCCTGCATCGGATTGCGATAACGGCCGGTCAACAGGCTGAGGAAGACGTCGCGGCCAAGCAGCTCCCGCACGCGCCCGACGAAAATGATCATCGCGGTCACCAGGACGGCATAGATATAGACATCGACCTGCAGCAGCATGACGTTGGCCCAGGTGTCGTTGATCAGGTTCAGCGATTTCATCAGGCCGCCGGCCATTGCAAAACCGATGGCGATCAAGGCGAAATCGACAATCAAGGCTGATAGGATGAAGGCCGGCGTAGGCAGGCTATGCATCCAATGGTTCAAGCGCGGCAGAATCATGCGGCGTTCGAAGGCCAGCGCCGGCATGCCGCAGAACAATGCGTAGATTGCGCCGATATACAGCGGTGACGCATGGAAAAACAGCTTGCCATAGAGGACGCCGCTTGCGGCGACGACGGCCGCGGTCAAAATCCAGTTGAGCGCTGAGGGGAATCTTCCCATGCTGCCGATCCGCCAAGAGCCGGCGCGCCTC comes from the Rhizobium sp. NXC24 genome and includes:
- a CDS encoding adenylate/guanylate cyclase domain-containing protein, with amino-acid sequence MGRFPSALNWILTAAVVAASGVLYGKLFFHASPLYIGAIYALFCGMPALAFERRMILPRLNHWMHSLPTPAFILSALIVDFALIAIGFAMAGGLMKSLNLINDTWANVMLLQVDVYIYAVLVTAMIIFVGRVRELLGRDVFLSLLTGRYRNPMQEERVFLFIDLVGSTAFAEEHGDLRTQQFLGSVFSAFAEPVRRYKGAIDDYIGDAAIITWPLRRGVKNARCIRCVFDILADIEANAETWLKSYGRVPRLRAALHGGSIVTAEIGIDHHKIAYFGDTVNTTARLESLCKTLERQVLISADLARRIELPDDIAREDLGDHAVRGRDQTLGVIALHRARRPERKAIGGRS